In Halogranum gelatinilyticum, the DNA window AGGTGACGAGCGAGGCGTGGTGCTCCATCTCGGTCAGGACGACCCGGTCGCCCGGGCCGAGTTCGTTCAGCCCCCACGCGTAGGCAACGAGGTTCATCGCCTCGGTCGTGTTCTTCGTGAAGACGATCTCCTCGCGGCCCTCCGCACCGATGAAGTCGGCGACGCGGTCGTGGGCCTCCTCGTAGGCGACGGAGGCCTCCTGACTCAGCTGGTGGATGCCGCGGTGGACGTTGGCGTTGTAGCCGTAGTAGTAGTCGACGATGCTGTCGACGACCTGTTTTGGCGTCTGGCTCGTGGCTGCGTTGTCCAGATAGACCAGCGGTTCCGTGTCCTCCGGCCCCTCACCGGGCGTACTCACGTCCCCGCCGACCTTCCGGCCGAGGACCGGAAAGTCCTCGCGGATGGCCGCGACGTCGATAGGGTACGACTGGAGTTCCATTGGGAGCGGATAGGGACTACGGGGATAACACCCCTTCGGTCGGGAGAAGCGTCGCTAACCGGATTCGGTTACGTTCGGGAGACGGACGGCTGCCGGCAGAACGAGTGACGCGACGACCCTACCGCAGCCAGAGCAACTGCGCGTGGAGCGTCCCTTCGAGTTCGAGGACGGTCTCCTCGTCGACGACGCCCGCTTCGACGGCGACGCGGACGGTCTCCTCGCCGACGAGGTTGGCGACAGCAGCACGGTGAAGGCTGTCGAGGACGGTCTCCTCGTCGGCCTCCTCGGCGTCCTCGCCGCCGTAGAAGTCCTCCGTGACGGTCAGAGAGACCTTGCCGTTCTCGTACGTCTCGCCGAGACAGTCGGGGTCACAGACCGACACGAGCAGTCCCTCGGGGGTGTCGCGCTCCTTGAGCAGCATCTAGTACTCCTCGACCATCTCGCGCTCGGCCTCCTCGCGCATCTCCTCGGCCCGCTCCATGATCTCTTCGGCCTCTTCTTCGCGACCCAGTTCTTCGAGTGCCAGCGCCTTCTCCTCGAGGATGTTCACGTTCCGCTCGCCGAGTCGAATGGCGTTGTCGTAGGCGTTGACGGCCTCCTCGTACAGCCCGCGCTCCGAGAGGAAGAAGCCGCGGTTGTACCACGCCTGCGGGAAGCGCGGGTCGACCTCGACGGCGCGCTCGGCGTGCTCCAGGGCGTCCTCGGTGTGGCCCCACTCCCAGAGCGCGTACGCGAGGTTGGTGTGGGCGGAGGCGGCGTGTTCGGAGTCCTCGTCGATTCTGAGAGCTTCCTGGTACGCGCCGATGGCCTCGTCGAACTCTTCGAGTTGGGCGTGTGCCGCGCCCTTGTTGACCCACGCCTCCTGCTCGTCGAGGGAGTCGTCCTCGGCGAACTGGGCGGCGCGGGCGAAGGCCTCCGTCGCCTCCTCGAAGCGGTTGATCTGCATATACGAGAGCCCGACGTCGATGAGACTCTGGACGTCGACGTCGTCCTGCGTGATGTTCCGTTCGTCGAGCAGGTCCGTCAGGACGTGGGAGTCGACCGGGTCGACCTTCGTCGGGTCGATCTTGAGCTCCGGCGGGTCGAGCGTGAACTCGTCGTAGTCCTCGTTGAGGCCCTGCCCCTCGGAGAACTTGTGCGGTCGGCGGTCGTCGCTCATGGTGCGGCTTTGGCCGTCACGGCGGTTAAGCCCTGCGTCACACGGCTCGGCCGTCGCCACCGCTCGTGTCCGCTCTCTTGCCCCAGCGGCTTAGCCGTTCCACCGCGTACCGTCAGGCTATGCGACTGTTCGTCAGCATCGACTTCCCCGACGCCGTCGCCGACGCCATCGCCGACGTGCAAGCCCCCCTCCGCGACCTGGCGGGGCTGACCCTCGTCTCGCCCGAGCGGGCGCACGTGACGCTAAAGTTCCTCGGCGACGTCGACGCCGAACGCGTCCCCGAAATCGAGGAAGCAATCGAGACCGCCGTCGACGCCGGCGGACTCGGCCCCTTCGAGACGACGGTCGCCGGACTCGGCGTCTTCCCGAACCTCGACTACATCAGCGTCGTCTGGGCCGGGGTCGAGGAGGGAGCCGACGAGATGACACGGCTCCACGAGGCACTGGAGCGGGAACTGACCGCCATCGGCTTCGACCCCGAGGACCACGACTTCACCCCGCACGTCACTATCGGGCGGCTGAAAGACGCCCGTGGGAAGGAGACGGTCGTGGAGGCCGTCACGGGCGACCAGCCGACGTTCGGGACGTTTCGCGTCGACGAGATTCGGCTGACCGAGAGCACGCTGACGCGGGAGGGTCCGGAGTACGAGACGGTGACACGGTTCGACCTCTGAGGCTGTCGTCCCCTCCGCCCGCGGGTCGGCAGCGAGCGGTTCGAGACCGTCGCCGTCCCCGAAACCGTGGGGCAGACTGTCGCGCAGTCGGGATGAAAGGAACAAGTCTTTATGGCGTGCAGCGGAACTCTGTCCTACTATGGGTAAGAAATCGAAGGCCAAGAAGAAGCGTCTGGCAAAGCTGGAGCGTCAGAACAGCCGCGTCCCCGCGTGGGTCATGATGAAGACCGACATGGAAGTCACGCGAAACCCCAAGCGTCGCAACTGGCGGCGAAGTAACACGGACGAGTAAGCAATGAGTGCAAGTGATTTCGAGGAGCGCGTCGTCAC includes these proteins:
- a CDS encoding DUF424 domain-containing protein → MLLKERDTPEGLLVSVCDPDCLGETYENGKVSLTVTEDFYGGEDAEEADEETVLDSLHRAAVANLVGEETVRVAVEAGVVDEETVLELEGTLHAQLLWLR
- a CDS encoding 50S ribosomal protein L39e; translation: MGKKSKAKKKRLAKLERQNSRVPAWVMMKTDMEVTRNPKRRNWRRSNTDE
- the thpR gene encoding RNA 2',3'-cyclic phosphodiesterase, with product MRLFVSIDFPDAVADAIADVQAPLRDLAGLTLVSPERAHVTLKFLGDVDAERVPEIEEAIETAVDAGGLGPFETTVAGLGVFPNLDYISVVWAGVEEGADEMTRLHEALERELTAIGFDPEDHDFTPHVTIGRLKDARGKETVVEAVTGDQPTFGTFRVDEIRLTESTLTREGPEYETVTRFDL
- a CDS encoding tetratricopeptide repeat protein; translation: MSDDRRPHKFSEGQGLNEDYDEFTLDPPELKIDPTKVDPVDSHVLTDLLDERNITQDDVDVQSLIDVGLSYMQINRFEEATEAFARAAQFAEDDSLDEQEAWVNKGAAHAQLEEFDEAIGAYQEALRIDEDSEHAASAHTNLAYALWEWGHTEDALEHAERAVEVDPRFPQAWYNRGFFLSERGLYEEAVNAYDNAIRLGERNVNILEEKALALEELGREEEAEEIMERAEEMREEAEREMVEEY